A single Triticum dicoccoides isolate Atlit2015 ecotype Zavitan chromosome 2A, WEW_v2.0, whole genome shotgun sequence DNA region contains:
- the LOC119357653 gene encoding uncharacterized protein LOC119357653, whose amino-acid sequence MAVGRRLELLVFFSTAGSLLLDLAAVLVCILAGPYYPTFRLANQLMWWTSFCGAVPWGAVLLMLQVNCWCHGWEATNVHLLVLSAVQWVVACSTFGSACAALAVDQLAIQYGHCGPRNAVCSAYLVAAAISCAAGALAAASALGMLWILASRLRPVHAA is encoded by the exons ATGGCGGTAGGCAGGAGGCTGGAGCTCCTGGTCTTCTTCTCCACGGCCGGCAGCTTGCTTCTCGACTTGGCGGCGGTGTTGGTCTGTATCCTGGCCGGCCCATACTACCCGACGTTTAGGCTGGCCAACCA GTTGATGTGGTGGACTTCCTTCTGCGGTGCCGTCCCGTGGGGTGCCGTGCTGCTGATGTTACAGGTCAACTGCTGGTGTCACGGCTGGGAGGCCACCAACGTCCACCTCCTGGTCCTGAGCGCCGTCCAGTGGGTCGTCGCGTGTTCCACCTTCGGCTCAGCGTGTGCCGCCCTTGCCGTCGACCAGCTCGCCATCCAGTACGGCCACTGCGGCCCGAGGAATGCCGTGTGCTCAGCGTACCTTGTCGCCGCCGCGATCTCATGCGCGGCCGgggctctcgccgccgcgtcggccttGGGGATGCTCTGGATCCTCGCCTCCCGGCTCCGCCCAGTTCACGCGGCCTAG